The window CCTGGCTTTCTTGGACCTTGGCGTGGGGTCCTGGGTGCAACAGGAGCGGCTGTACTACTTTTATCAAGCAAGTGTCCCTGTTCAATAGTAACGACTTTGCTCCCCGGATAATCATAAATCGAATGATCATGGGTGGCAATAAGCAGGGTCGTGCCCATCTCGTTATAGTAATGAAAGAGTTCCATTACCAAGTCGGTGGTTTCAGTATCAAGATTACCGGTTGGCTCATCTGCCAAAATAAGGACCGGCTCATTAGCCACAGCCCTGGCAATGGCGACCCGCTGCTGCTCACCTCTGGACAGTTTACCTGCCCGTGTATTCACTTTGTCGGATAATCGGAGCTCATCAAGCAAGGCCCTGATCCTTTGCCGAATAAAAGAGCGACTCCGGTACGCGACCTCCATAGAAAAGGCGATATTCTGGGCCACGGTTTTTTCCGGC is drawn from Candidatus Electrothrix aestuarii and contains these coding sequences:
- the ftsE gene encoding cell division ATP-binding protein FtsE codes for the protein MTIEENNQAMIDLIRVSKIYPPDIQALADISLRVNKGEICYLTGMSGAGKTTLLRMLCGIDTPDRGYIEVAGKELSKLSGAELQKLRQSIGVAYQDFKLLPEKTVAQNIAFSMEVAYRSRSFIRQRIRALLDELRLSDKVNTRAGKLSRGEQQRVAIARAVANEPVLILADEPTGNLDTETTDLVMELFHYYNEMGTTLLIATHDHSIYDYPGSKVVTIEQGHLLDKSSTAAPVAPRTPRQGPRKPGQLLQEDDDFDPQIIIDRGLTAPRKKGAAI